Proteins encoded by one window of Candidatus Stoquefichus sp. SB1:
- a CDS encoding GNAT family N-acetyltransferase, translating to MKVIQREERTPNLIEQLVSVWEESVKATHLFLSEEEIENIKTYVPDALKQIPHLVIETDEQGLPIAFMGIDNHKLEMLFILPQQRGKGLGRKLIEYADEIDEIHELTVNEQNPAARGFYEHMGFKVYKRTSLDEQGNPYPILYMKRN from the coding sequence ATGAAAGTTATTCAAAGAGAAGAAAGAACACCAAATCTTATAGAACAGTTAGTTTCTGTTTGGGAAGAGTCAGTAAAAGCAACACATTTATTTTTATCTGAGGAAGAGATTGAAAATATCAAGACCTATGTACCAGATGCCTTAAAACAAATTCCCCATTTGGTAATTGAAACTGATGAACAAGGATTACCTATAGCATTTATGGGAATAGACAATCATAAACTTGAAATGTTATTTATATTACCGCAACAAAGAGGGAAAGGGTTAGGAAGAAAATTGATTGAATATGCTGATGAAATTGATGAAATTCATGAATTGACTGTGAATGAACAAAATCCAGCTGCACGAGGGTTTTATGAACATATGGGCTTTAAGGTTTATAAAAGAACATCATTAGATGAACAAGGAAATCCTTACCCGATTTTGTATATGAAACGTAATTAA
- a CDS encoding LysR family transcriptional regulator: protein MITNKHLYIFKTVAQTQSMSKAAQILYISQPTISQKIQEIENYYQIKLFERYSKKLFITEEGKILLELANRILSLYDDIDHIFSKDNRVALKVGSTLTVGSTVIAPILKQLKQEYADIAIQVYVDNTHIIEEKLLNNDLDIALVEGKIFHPDLIVTPVIHDQLVFACATDYPVPTSLHLTELKNYPFINREYGSGTREQLDEYLKVHQTVLNSAWECHSWDSVKLAILNNHGIALIPIKLIEKELMQKHLRIISIDAISLERDFSICYHKNKNMTHKLRAFIETCQNYKQPEKSTGD from the coding sequence ATGATTACTAACAAACATCTTTATATTTTTAAAACTGTTGCACAAACACAATCTATGTCTAAAGCTGCTCAAATACTCTATATTTCTCAGCCAACAATCTCTCAAAAAATTCAGGAAATTGAAAATTATTATCAAATTAAGCTTTTTGAACGTTATTCTAAAAAATTATTTATTACTGAAGAGGGAAAAATATTATTGGAACTGGCTAATCGTATTTTAAGTCTTTATGATGATATTGATCATATATTTTCTAAGGATAATCGTGTTGCTTTAAAAGTTGGATCTACTTTGACTGTTGGAAGTACAGTTATAGCCCCTATATTAAAACAGCTCAAACAAGAATATGCAGATATCGCCATTCAGGTCTATGTTGATAATACACATATTATTGAGGAAAAACTTCTCAATAATGATTTGGATATTGCTTTGGTAGAAGGAAAAATATTCCATCCCGACTTAATTGTGACACCCGTCATTCATGATCAACTTGTTTTTGCCTGTGCAACTGATTACCCTGTTCCAACTTCTTTGCATCTGACTGAACTTAAAAACTATCCTTTTATTAATCGTGAATATGGCAGTGGTACACGTGAACAATTAGATGAGTATCTTAAAGTTCATCAAACTGTACTGAATTCAGCATGGGAATGCCATAGCTGGGATTCTGTTAAATTAGCTATTTTAAATAATCACGGTATTGCACTTATCCCTATTAAATTGATTGAAAAAGAATTAATGCAAAAACATTTAAGAATTATCTCTATAGATGCTATTTCATTAGAAAGAGATTTTAGTATTTGTTATCATAAAAATAAAAATATGACACATAAACTAAGAGCATTTATAGAAACATGTCAAAACTATAAACAACCAGAAAAGTCCACTGGTGATTAA